The segment ACTTGTTCATAGCTTAGATCGATTCCGCTCTTTCTAGAAAAACCAAAATCCAAAAGACCATTATATAACTCAAATTCATTTAATCTATCTACGATTTGGATCATACCGACATTTGAAGATTCTACGATCACATCTTGAGCGCTTAGGGTATCATTTTTGTGGCTATCTGTGATTACTCTTTTGCCTAGTTTGTATTTACCACCATAGACATTTATAGTCTCTAATGGATCGATTTTGTCTGCTTTTAAGAGTAGGGCAAAGATAAAAGGCTTCATAACAGAGCCCATCTCATAGGCGTATTCACTTGCGGTTGAATTTAAGGCTTGATAATCATTTTTGGTTATATTTGATGGATTGTAGCGTGAGGTTGAAACGAGCGAGATTATAGAGCCGGTTTTAGCCTCCATCACGCCTATTATAACCTCTTTTGCTATTAGCTCATTCATCTTAGTTACAGCCATTTTTTCTAAAATTTTTTGAAGTTTTAAAGGTATATTTAAAACCACATTATACCCATCAATACGGCGTGATATATCGGCATCTTTGCTTAGTATAATTGTATTTGCTAAATCCCTTGGTCCTTTGGTTAGCTCATCTTGAGTAGAAGAGAGTAGGTCATCATATACCTTTTCAATACCTTTTACCCCTTCAACTTTGGTAATTCCATTAATCTCTATTTTTTTGATATAGCCAATAGTCGGTGTCAGGGCGTCTTTTGCCATGTATAATCTCTTTTGTCCGCTTTCTACAATGCTCATTCCTTGAGTTGAGACTATACCTGTTTTTGGGTCTTGATATGCTATAAATACTTTGTTTCTATATAGTTTTCTAGCTAACTCTTTTAGATAGGCAGCGCCTTTGGCATCAATCTCATAAGAGAGTGTAACTAAGCCTTTTTTGGATAGAATTTTTCTAATTTTTTTAGGATCATCACCGCTATATAGTGTGTATAATTTGATAAATAGCTCTTTTTTATTTGGGTCTATATTCCTAGTATCTACCATAGCTTTAAAGAGTTTTTGGCTACTTGCTAGGCTAAATCCATCTTTGCTTAAGATGGAGCCACGCAATGCACTTGTATAGTCGCTACTTTGGAGTTTGGGAAGTCTTCTTTCGATACTGGAGCGATAAAATATAACTACTAAAAATACAAAAATAGCAAGTATTACTAATGCAAATACTGCATAAACCTTGCCTTGACTGCTATTTTGACTCATTATAGCTGCGTTCTTGCTATCTCTTTATAAGCGCTTATAGCTTTATTTCTTACTTCTAGCATTAGTTTCATGCTAGTTTCTGCTTTACCGATTGCGATGGCTGCTTGGTGTAGGTCTTTTACCTCGCCTGTAGCAAGGTCAGCTACAGCTTTGTCGGCTTTTTGTTGGACGGCGTTTAATTCACCTAGGGTTTTATTTAATATATCAGAGAAACTTTGATCTGTTAAATTTCTGTTTTTGCTATTTTGTTGCTCTAATTGATTTAAATTCGATATGTTATTAATATTCATCTATTATCCTTTTATCATATCAATAGCACTTGTCGCTATCGCTTTGGCACTTTGAAATGCTGAGACATTAGCTTGATATGCTCTTGTGGCTTCTATTAAATCGGCCATTTCTATAACTGGGTTAATATTTGGTAGCATTACATAGCCTTTGTCATTTGCATCTGGGTGAGTAGGGTCAAATTTTAGTTTAAAATCCTTATCATCACGGACAATTTTATCTACTATAACCGTAGATACCGCAGGTTTAGGAAACCTTGGTGCGTCTATATCATCTAATGGATTTTCATTTTCTAAAAATTCATTTTTGCTATTTATTTGATTATTTAGCTCTTTATCAAATTCAATCTCTTTAAATACAACCTCTTTACGGCGATATGGGCCACCTTCGGCTGTTCTTGTGGTGTGAGCATTGGCGATATTAGAGCTAATAATATTCATTCTAAAGCGTTGAGCGCTTAATCCATATCCACTAATATCAAAATCACTTAAATATGCCATCATTTATCCTTTAGATTTTTGAGCTTGCGTCTATAACGCTTTTAAAGATATCGCCATGCTTTTTACTAGCTGAGTCTAGGGCTTGGATCATCAAGACATTTTTGCTCATTTCACTTGTTTCAATATCCAAATCCACGGTATTAGCATCATTTCTAGCCATATGACCATCTCTTAGATAGATAGTTGGAATTTTAGAAGATGGGAAATTTATAGCCGCAAAATGCTTATCATTTGTCCTAGCGAGTTCTAATTTTGGCTCACTTTGGCCTTGATTATAGATCTCTTTTCTCTTTTCTATTAGAGCTGTTTCAAAGTCAATATCTTTGGCTTTATAAAAAGGAGTATCGATATTTGCGATATTGCTAGTGATTAATTGATTGCGAGTAACTCTACTACTAAGGGCAGAATCAACTAATTGCTTTGACTTACTAGTGGTAAAACCTGCATACATCTGATATCCTTTTAAATTTATTAGGCGGATTAAGCAAAATTTATTCCAAATTTGGCTCTAAATCACTAAATTTCGCAAATCCGCTAGGTTGATTTGACTTAATCTTTAAAATAGCTAAAAACTCATCTCTAGATATATCTTTAGCTCCCATAAACTCAAGATGCGGATTCATAACTTGCGCATCTATGATAAAATCATATTTTGCTAAGGTTTTAGCTAGTGCTACCAAAGCTACTTTGGAGGCGTTCTTGCCTTTGCTTATCATACTTTCACCGCAAAAAACCTTACCAAATATCAATCCATAAAGTCCGCCAATAAGCTCATCATTATAATAGACCTCCACACTGTGAGCGTAGCCAAGATCGTGCATTTGAGTATAGCTATCTACGACATTTTGATCTATCCAAGTTGGCTCTTTAAGCTCTCTTTGGGTTTTACAAAAATTGATAAAATTTCTAAAATTATAATCAAATTTAACTCTATAATCCCTTAAAAATGGTTTTAAACTCTTTTGAATTTTCACATCTTTGGGATAAAATATCGCACGAGGGTCAGGGCTATGCCAAAGTATCATTCCATCGCTCGGCCAAGGAAAAATGCCATGAGTATAAGCATCGATTAAAATTTCGCTACTAAGATTGCCGCCAAGACCTAGCGGCTCATCTTTTGGGGCTTTGGATGGATCTGGGAAGAAGGATTTCATCTAATCTTTTCACTATCAAAATTAAATTTAAATTCCCCACCATCAAAGTCTATATCAACCTTGCCGCCATTTTTTAAAGCCCCAAAAAGCAGCTCTTTGGATAGCTTAAGATTAATTTTATCTTTAATAGTTCGTTTAAGATTTCTAGCGCCAAATTCACTACTATATCCAAGTTTAATAATCTCATTAATCGCATTTTTGCTAATAGATATAGAGATTTTTTTGGCTGATAGCTCTAGCTCTTTTATCTCTTTTTGGACTATTTTTTCTAAGACTTCGTGGCTTAGAGTGTTGAAATTTATAATCTTATCAATTCTATTTCTAAACTCCGCAGCAAAAAATCCCTTCACAGCTCTATCTGTTTTATCGCTATCATCTTTATTAAATCCCATAATCGGTGCTTCTTTGGTGCCCAAATTTGAGCTCATTATGATAATTGTGTTTTTAAAATCACTCTTATTTCCACTTGCATCACTTAGAGTTGCGCTATCAAAAATCTGTAAAAATATATTTAATAACTCTGGATGAGCCTTCTCAATCTCATCAAACAAAATCACGCTATAAGGGTGCTTTTTAACCATATTTGTAAGCATTCCGCCATTTTCAAATCCTATATATCCAGGAGGTGCGCCAATGAGCTTAGCTACGGCGTGTTTCTCCATATATTCGCTCATATCAAATCTCTCAAAATGGATATTTAAAGCATTTGCTAGCTCTTTTGCTAACTCAGTTTTACCCACACCGCTACTTCCAGTAAATAAAAATACACCAATTGGCCTATTTGGCTCATTTAATCCTGCATATGATGTGATTAAAGCGTCATTTAAGCTCTTTATAGCTAGGTCTTGACCAAATATTTTTTGGTTTAATATAGTGGATAGATTTTTTAAAATTTGAGTGTTATCAGAGCTTGTTTGGATATTTGAGATATTGGCTATTTTAGAGACAATTTCATTGATTTTGGCTTTTGTTACGCTTTTTTTATTCTCGATATTTGCCGATGCGCCAGCCTCATCAATGATATCTATAGCGCTATCAGGTAGGAATTTGTCAGTTAGATATCGCTTAGCCATCTCTATACTTTGGCTTAAAATTTCATCGCTATATTTGACATTATGAAATTTCTCATAAGTTGGCCTTAAGCCTTTTAATATCTCTAAGGTCTCTTCTTTGCTTGGTTCGGCGACATCTATTTTATTAAATCTACGAAGCAAGGCTCTATCTTTATTGAAATTTCTAAACTCATTATAAGTAGTTGCGCCAATACATCTTATATCGCCATTTGCTAAGTGTGGTTTTAAGATATTTGCCGCATCTTGGCCATTATCATTGCTCCCTGTGTTTAGGATAGTGTGAATTTCATCTATGAAAATTATATGATTTTTATTATCTTTTAAGCGACTTATAATCTCTTTTAATCTCTCTTCAAACTCGCCCCTATACTTCGCTCCAGCTAAAATAGCAAAGATATCTAAGCTAAAAATCACGCTATCTTTTAATCTATCAGGAACCTTTCCATCTACTATTCTTTGGGCTATTCCTTGGACTATTGCGGTTTTACCAACTCCAGCTTCGCCTACAAAAATCGGATTATTTTTCTTATGTCGGCATAGAATTTGAAGAGCTTTGTCAATCTCTTTATCTCTATTTATCACAGGGTCTATTTGATGATTTTTGACTAATTCATTTAAATTTGTAGCTACAGATAATAGCTCATTATCATCTAAATTTAATCCGTGAAATTCAAGCAGTTGATAGGCTTGTGAGTTTTTATCACTCAAAATTTCATCCAAAAAATCTTCAATCCCAAAGCTCTCTTCTTCGCTTATGCTAGAGAGCAATTCGCTAAGCTTGTGTGTAAGCATAGGCGGCTTTTTATCATTTGATTTTGGCGACTCTTTTAAGATATTGATTAGATCATTTCTAAAAGCCACAACATCATTGATACCGATATTTTCTAATAATTTTATAAATTCCTTATCAAATGTCAAAGTGTATAAAATATGCTCTGAGCTGATATATTCGTGTGATTGTGATACCGCTAGATCGTTTGCTTGTTTTATTGATATTGCTAGATTTTGTTCTATCATTAATCCTCTTTTATAACGCATTTTAATGGAAATCCATTTGCCTTAGCTAGGCTTAAGGTTTGGTTTTGCTTGGTTTGGGCGATCTCTTTTGTGTAAATTCCGCAAACAGCGCTACCATTTTTATGAATTTTCATCATCAATTCTATAGCTTGCTTTAGCTCTTTATTGAAAATTTCACAAAGCACCATCACTACAAAATCCATTGTAGTTACATCATCATTTAATAAAATCACCTTAAAAAGAGTTGGTTTAAACTCTTTTAATTTGGTTTTTGTATTAAGGCTTCTTTTAGTTTGCATTTAAGATCTTATCTATATCTTGGCTAATTGTGTTGGTGCTAACTTCACCTAGATAGAATTTATTTCCAACTGCTGTGCCATCTATATTGTCGCTTAAACTTTGGTAAATGCCATCTTTTAAAACCACTTTAAATGGTATAGAGAGCGCTCTATTGTAGCTTATATCATTTAGAATTTGATCTATGATTTTGCTATTTTCTTTTGAATTTGCTATGAAGTAATAGGCGTTATATTTTTTACTAAAATTCTCTAAAACATACTCATCACTTACATCTTCAAAGTGAATTAACCCAATTATCATAAATTTATCTGCGTTTTTAAGCTGAAAATCCATTAAATGTGGAGCCTCTTTTTGGCATGGGGCGCAGTAAGTTCCAAATATATCAAGCATTAGAATTTTATCGCTATCTTTGAGTTTAAAGCCATTTTCAGTGCGAATTATCGTAGCTTTAGTGCCGATTATACTGGTTAATTCTATCTCATCGCCTGTTTTATAATAGTTTGATTGTTCTATTTGAGTTTGAGTTGTCTTATCTTGATTACACCCATTAAGTGCGAAAAGTGCTATTAAAAATAGGGCTATAAATTTAATATTTTTCATATTTTATCCTTTATAAATATCTTTTTAGAGCGGCTCTAGCTTCTAAATTTGCTTGTTTTTCTTTGAGAGCTTCTCTTTTATCGTGTAAATTTTTACCTTTGGCTAGGGCGATATTTACTTTGACTATATTTTTGTGATTTAGATATAGATTCAAAACTACGATTGTTAGCCCATCGGTGCTAACTTTGCCAAGGAGTTTATCTATCTGTTTGCGGTGCATAAGGAGCTTTCTAGGCGATCTCTCATCAGGGCGAAAGTGTGAGTGAGCAGTTTGCAGATGGCTTATGTGTGCGTTTAACAAAAAGAGCTCACCTTTGATGATTCTCACAAAGCTATCTTTTAAATTTGCTCTACCAGCACGAAGTGCCTTGACTTCGCTACCTTGTAAGACTATACCGGCTTCAAAGCTTTCAATAATCGTATAATCATGAAGTGCTTTTTTGTTTTTTGCTAGTTCTTTTCCCATTTTTATGCTTTTTACTTTATAAAACTTGGATTATAACCTAATATTGTGAATTTAGTATCAATAAGAGTGCTATAAAGCACCCTTATTTTATCTTTTGTAATTTTTAACAAATTCAGATATACGATCAATACCACGCTTTAAGCTCTCTATATCACAAGCAAAGCTAACTCTAAAGTATCCATCCATACCAAATCCCACGCCAGGCACAGTAGCTACTAAGGCTTTTTCTAATAGCTCTTGGCAAAATTTCATTGAGTCAGGCTCTACGCTTTTACAATTTACAAATAGATAAAATGCACCTTCAGGGCAGATAACGCTTAGATTATCTATGCTATTTATAGCTTTTACGGCGTAATCTCTACGCTCTATAAATTTGCTTTTCATATATGCTATATCGTTATCAGCTTTACCTAGAAGCGCTGGGATAGCGCCGGCTTGGACGATGCTAGAGATATTGCTAGTGCTTTGGCTTTGAAGTTTTCTAACAGCTTTATTTAACTCATCAATATTGCTAGCCATATAGCCAAATCTCCAGCCTGGCATCGCTCCGCATTTGCTTAGGCCGTTTATTGTGATTGTTCTATTAAACATATCATCGCTAATTGAAGCTGATGCTACAAATTCGCCATCGTATGTT is part of the Campylobacter lanienae NCTC 13004 genome and harbors:
- a CDS encoding peptidoglycan D,D-transpeptidase FtsI family protein, coding for MSQNSSQGKVYAVFALVILAIFVFLVVIFYRSSIERRLPKLQSSDYTSALRGSILSKDGFSLASSQKLFKAMVDTRNIDPNKKELFIKLYTLYSGDDPKKIRKILSKKGLVTLSYEIDAKGAAYLKELARKLYRNKVFIAYQDPKTGIVSTQGMSIVESGQKRLYMAKDALTPTIGYIKKIEINGITKVEGVKGIEKVYDDLLSSTQDELTKGPRDLANTIILSKDADISRRIDGYNVVLNIPLKLQKILEKMAVTKMNELIAKEVIIGVMEAKTGSIISLVSTSRYNPSNITKNDYQALNSTASEYAYEMGSVMKPFIFALLLKADKIDPLETINVYGGKYKLGKRVITDSHKNDTLSAQDVIVESSNVGMIQIVDRLNEFELYNGLLDFGFSRKSGIDLSYEQVGTLPSISKLKNKVYKSTLSYGYGVQATFIQLLSAYNAITNDGVMITPRIVSHLEKDQKNYKYKDQEKSQILPKSSAQKMKEILIKVVESPNGTARKTQIPGLIIGGKTGTAHIAASGGYSDKRYNANFFGFVRDANGKEYTIGVLVREPMRPYPYYYASWSALPIFRSTIELMIENGYLTPAKVEPKKRADKESNVILD
- the fliE gene encoding flagellar hook-basal body complex protein FliE → MNINNISNLNQLEQQNSKNRNLTDQSFSDILNKTLGELNAVQQKADKAVADLATGEVKDLHQAAIAIGKAETSMKLMLEVRNKAISAYKEIARTQL
- the flgC gene encoding flagellar basal body rod protein FlgC, with product MAYLSDFDISGYGLSAQRFRMNIISSNIANAHTTRTAEGGPYRRKEVVFKEIEFDKELNNQINSKNEFLENENPLDDIDAPRFPKPAVSTVIVDKIVRDDKDFKLKFDPTHPDANDKGYVMLPNINPVIEMADLIEATRAYQANVSAFQSAKAIATSAIDMIKG
- the flgB gene encoding flagellar basal body rod protein FlgB, translated to MYAGFTTSKSKQLVDSALSSRVTRNQLITSNIANIDTPFYKAKDIDFETALIEKRKEIYNQGQSEPKLELARTNDKHFAAINFPSSKIPTIYLRDGHMARNDANTVDLDIETSEMSKNVLMIQALDSASKKHGDIFKSVIDASSKI
- the aat gene encoding leucyl/phenylalanyl-tRNA--protein transferase, which produces MKSFFPDPSKAPKDEPLGLGGNLSSEILIDAYTHGIFPWPSDGMILWHSPDPRAIFYPKDVKIQKSLKPFLRDYRVKFDYNFRNFINFCKTQRELKEPTWIDQNVVDSYTQMHDLGYAHSVEVYYNDELIGGLYGLIFGKVFCGESMISKGKNASKVALVALAKTLAKYDFIIDAQVMNPHLEFMGAKDISRDEFLAILKIKSNQPSGFAKFSDLEPNLE
- a CDS encoding AAA family ATPase; protein product: MIEQNLAISIKQANDLAVSQSHEYISSEHILYTLTFDKEFIKLLENIGINDVVAFRNDLINILKESPKSNDKKPPMLTHKLSELLSSISEEESFGIEDFLDEILSDKNSQAYQLLEFHGLNLDDNELLSVATNLNELVKNHQIDPVINRDKEIDKALQILCRHKKNNPIFVGEAGVGKTAIVQGIAQRIVDGKVPDRLKDSVIFSLDIFAILAGAKYRGEFEERLKEIISRLKDNKNHIIFIDEIHTILNTGSNDNGQDAANILKPHLANGDIRCIGATTYNEFRNFNKDRALLRRFNKIDVAEPSKEETLEILKGLRPTYEKFHNVKYSDEILSQSIEMAKRYLTDKFLPDSAIDIIDEAGASANIENKKSVTKAKINEIVSKIANISNIQTSSDNTQILKNLSTILNQKIFGQDLAIKSLNDALITSYAGLNEPNRPIGVFLFTGSSGVGKTELAKELANALNIHFERFDMSEYMEKHAVAKLIGAPPGYIGFENGGMLTNMVKKHPYSVILFDEIEKAHPELLNIFLQIFDSATLSDASGNKSDFKNTIIIMSSNLGTKEAPIMGFNKDDSDKTDRAVKGFFAAEFRNRIDKIINFNTLSHEVLEKIVQKEIKELELSAKKISISISKNAINEIIKLGYSSEFGARNLKRTIKDKINLKLSKELLFGALKNGGKVDIDFDGGEFKFNFDSEKIR
- a CDS encoding ATP-dependent Clp protease adaptor ClpS gives rise to the protein MQTKRSLNTKTKLKEFKPTLFKVILLNDDVTTMDFVVMVLCEIFNKELKQAIELMMKIHKNGSAVCGIYTKEIAQTKQNQTLSLAKANGFPLKCVIKED
- a CDS encoding thioredoxin; translated protein: MKNIKFIALFLIALFALNGCNQDKTTQTQIEQSNYYKTGDEIELTSIIGTKATIIRTENGFKLKDSDKILMLDIFGTYCAPCQKEAPHLMDFQLKNADKFMIIGLIHFEDVSDEYVLENFSKKYNAYYFIANSKENSKIIDQILNDISYNRALSIPFKVVLKDGIYQSLSDNIDGTAVGNKFYLGEVSTNTISQDIDKILNAN
- the smpB gene encoding SsrA-binding protein SmpB, whose protein sequence is MGKELAKNKKALHDYTIIESFEAGIVLQGSEVKALRAGRANLKDSFVRIIKGELFLLNAHISHLQTAHSHFRPDERSPRKLLMHRKQIDKLLGKVSTDGLTIVVLNLYLNHKNIVKVNIALAKGKNLHDKREALKEKQANLEARAALKRYL